A genomic region of Prosthecobacter sp. contains the following coding sequences:
- a CDS encoding ATP synthase F0 subunit B, which produces MDQIKGIAYQIAGDFGLAWAKFFAQVIIFIAVYAILKKYAFGPILGMLEQRRQRIADGEAKLEKIARDAAEAKQNSQAILDKAEADAARLVKEADDAAKAIQERRQQDAVASANTIIAKAREAAQLEQEQLMSQLKREFGRMVSDATSRVTGKVLNTEDQSRINQETAAQVSA; this is translated from the coding sequence ATGGACCAGATCAAAGGAATTGCTTATCAGATCGCAGGCGACTTCGGCCTCGCTTGGGCCAAATTTTTTGCCCAGGTCATCATCTTCATCGCGGTGTATGCCATTTTGAAAAAATACGCCTTCGGCCCGATCCTCGGCATGCTGGAGCAGCGCCGTCAACGCATCGCCGATGGCGAGGCGAAGCTCGAAAAAATCGCCCGTGACGCCGCCGAGGCCAAACAGAACTCCCAGGCCATTCTCGACAAAGCAGAGGCTGATGCAGCCCGTCTCGTGAAGGAAGCCGATGACGCCGCGAAGGCCATCCAAGAGCGCCGCCAGCAGGATGCGGTCGCCAGCGCCAACACCATCATCGCCAAGGCGCGTGAAGCAGCTCAGCTCGAACAGGAGCAGCTCATGTCCCAACTCAAGCGCGAGTTCGGCCGCATGGTGTCCGACGCCACCAGTCGCGTCACCGGCAAGGTGCTCAACACCGAGGACCAAAGCCGCATCAATCAGGAAACCGCAGCCCAGGTCTCCGCTTAA
- a CDS encoding PEP-CTERM sorting domain-containing protein: MNANSRHTLLGVRIGGLLLAAILGVSGFLSTGRLEAAVIITNTAQEGPGNTFSVSSTDLLQTSLASASVTGDFYGISSGDSTVLYNGLFGASGIAGAPQSLAPTGNYVITFALDLSVNTNGYFLTQLDSFTSWDAGRDGQQYSVLYSTAFAPDTFFALATVPQFNPSPTDGDHSHTRVSLTDSTGTLASNVAKIRYTFTGFENGGTAYRELDIIGTSVPEPGIFGLFALGLGGLTLRRTKKRI; encoded by the coding sequence ATGAATGCGAATTCCCGTCACACCCTCCTTGGAGTTCGCATTGGGGGGCTGCTCCTGGCAGCCATTCTTGGCGTCTCAGGCTTTTTATCCACAGGCCGCCTGGAGGCCGCCGTCATCATCACCAACACGGCTCAGGAGGGCCCTGGCAATACGTTCAGCGTCTCCAGCACCGATTTGCTGCAGACGAGTCTCGCCTCGGCCAGTGTCACGGGCGATTTTTATGGCATCAGCTCAGGTGACTCGACGGTGCTCTACAACGGCCTCTTTGGCGCCTCTGGGATCGCGGGGGCGCCTCAATCTCTTGCCCCCACTGGCAACTACGTCATCACCTTTGCCCTCGACCTGAGCGTGAACACCAATGGCTATTTTCTGACGCAGTTGGACAGCTTCACCAGTTGGGACGCTGGCCGGGACGGACAGCAATACTCGGTCCTCTACAGCACGGCCTTCGCGCCCGACACCTTTTTTGCGCTGGCGACTGTCCCGCAATTCAACCCGAGCCCCACGGACGGCGACCATTCCCATACGCGGGTCAGCCTCACGGACTCCACCGGGACGCTGGCTTCCAACGTGGCGAAGATCCGCTACACGTTCACCGGCTTCGAGAATGGCGGCACGGCCTATCGCGAGCTTGACATCATTGGCACGTCGGTGCCTGAACCAGGCATCTTTGGTCTGTTCGCTCTCGGGCTGGGAGGGCTGACTCTGCGCCGCACCAAGAAGAGGATATGA
- the atpB gene encoding F0F1 ATP synthase subunit A gives MSSLLTQQVSFSPLLANVHSYASEFFKASSTLGFLTNSVFVALVVLSLVLWFSRKATKNMTLVPHKAQNFFEFIVEFLYGQVEGIVGKKLAPRTFPLLGTIFIYILVSNWFGLLPGVGTIGWGEGTGFLSVKEVHDPLFRPPTADLNMTFGLSISMFLVWFYITIREVGLWGFLVHTFGPKGGLKGLMGAVVAAVFLFVGVIEIFSIIFRPVTLSFRLFGNILAGENVLHTMSDMGGFIGSILAPFPFYFMELLVGLLQAIVFTLLCAVYIQLSTTHDDHGHEEAHH, from the coding sequence ATGTCGTCTTTGCTCACCCAACAAGTCTCCTTTTCGCCGCTGCTCGCCAACGTGCACAGCTATGCGTCGGAGTTCTTCAAGGCCAGCAGCACGCTTGGCTTCCTGACCAACTCGGTGTTTGTGGCGCTGGTCGTGCTGTCCCTCGTCCTCTGGTTCTCGCGCAAGGCGACGAAAAACATGACGCTGGTGCCGCACAAGGCGCAGAACTTTTTTGAGTTCATCGTCGAGTTTCTCTACGGCCAGGTGGAAGGCATTGTCGGCAAGAAACTCGCTCCGCGCACCTTCCCTCTGCTCGGCACCATCTTTATCTATATCCTTGTCTCCAACTGGTTCGGACTCCTCCCCGGCGTCGGCACCATCGGCTGGGGCGAAGGAACCGGCTTCCTGAGCGTCAAGGAAGTGCATGATCCACTGTTCCGCCCGCCAACGGCCGATCTGAACATGACCTTTGGTCTGTCGATCTCGATGTTCCTCGTCTGGTTTTACATCACGATCCGTGAAGTGGGTCTCTGGGGCTTTCTGGTACATACCTTCGGCCCCAAAGGCGGCCTGAAGGGCCTGATGGGCGCCGTGGTTGCCGCCGTGTTCCTGTTTGTCGGCGTGATCGAAATTTTCTCCATCATCTTCCGCCCGGTAACTCTCTCCTTCCGTCTCTTCGGCAACATCTTGGCTGGCGAAAACGTGCTGCACACCATGAGCGACATGGGAGGCTTCATCGGCAGCATTCTCGCCCCCTTCCCCTTCTACTTCATGGAATTGCTGGTCGGCCTGCTCCAGGCGATCGTGTTCACGCTGCTCTGCGCCGTTTACATCCAGCTTTCCACCACTCATGACGATCACGGTCATGAGGAAGCGCATCACTAA
- the atpA gene encoding F0F1 ATP synthase subunit alpha, whose protein sequence is MSNILQEIESQIAGLKTAVTKSNVGIVREIGDGAAKIEGLSDVMLNEMIEFPGGVFGLALNLEETEVGCVLLGSGEGIKAGDEVKTTGRLLSVPVGKSLLGRVVNALGQAIDGKGDIKGEAQYPVEKLAPGIIARKSVSVPVQTGIMSIDAMIPIGRGQRELIIGDRSTGKTTIAVDTIISQAQQNKAAEQGKLAGHKPLYCIYVAIGQKQSNVARVVKTLEDAGAMEYTTIISASASDSAVNQYLAPYTGCAIGEWFMDQGQDVLIVFDDLSKQAVAYRQVSLILKRPSGREAYPGDVFYLHSRLLERSCRVGDNYGGGSMTALPIIETQAGDVSAYIPTNVISITDGQIFLETDLFYQGIRPAISVGLSVSRVGSAAQTKAIKKVSGTTKLDLAQFRELAAFAQFGSDLDAGTKAKLDRGARIVELFKQQQYQPKSLPIMVSSLYAMQKGYFDSVSVDRVKEFQAKLEDYLSTRKSELMDQLANEKTLDNVEAGLKTALDDFKASWK, encoded by the coding sequence ATGAGCAACATCCTCCAGGAGATCGAATCCCAAATCGCCGGCCTCAAGACCGCCGTCACGAAGTCCAATGTGGGCATCGTCCGTGAAATCGGTGACGGCGCCGCCAAGATTGAAGGCTTGAGCGATGTCATGCTCAACGAAATGATCGAATTCCCCGGCGGTGTGTTCGGCCTCGCGCTCAACCTTGAAGAAACGGAAGTCGGCTGCGTGCTCCTCGGCTCCGGTGAAGGCATCAAAGCGGGTGATGAAGTCAAAACGACCGGCCGCCTCCTTTCCGTTCCTGTTGGCAAGAGCCTCCTTGGCCGCGTGGTCAACGCCCTCGGTCAGGCCATCGACGGCAAAGGCGACATCAAAGGTGAAGCCCAGTATCCGGTCGAAAAACTCGCTCCTGGCATCATTGCCCGTAAATCCGTCTCCGTTCCCGTGCAGACCGGCATTATGAGCATCGACGCCATGATCCCGATTGGCCGTGGTCAGCGTGAGTTGATCATCGGTGACCGCTCCACCGGCAAGACCACCATCGCGGTGGACACCATCATTTCCCAAGCACAGCAGAACAAGGCTGCCGAACAGGGCAAGCTCGCTGGTCACAAGCCGCTTTATTGCATCTACGTCGCCATCGGCCAGAAGCAGTCGAACGTCGCCCGCGTCGTGAAGACGCTCGAAGACGCCGGTGCGATGGAATACACCACCATCATCAGTGCTTCCGCTTCGGACTCGGCGGTGAACCAATACCTCGCGCCTTACACCGGCTGCGCCATCGGCGAATGGTTCATGGACCAGGGCCAGGACGTGTTGATCGTGTTTGATGACCTTTCCAAGCAGGCCGTCGCCTATCGTCAGGTTTCCCTCATCTTGAAACGTCCTTCCGGTCGTGAAGCTTATCCAGGTGACGTCTTCTATCTCCACTCCCGTCTGCTTGAGCGTTCCTGCCGTGTTGGTGACAACTACGGCGGTGGTTCCATGACCGCGCTGCCGATCATCGAAACGCAGGCTGGCGACGTGTCCGCTTACATCCCGACGAACGTGATCTCCATCACCGACGGCCAGATCTTCCTTGAAACCGACTTGTTCTATCAAGGCATTCGCCCCGCCATCTCCGTCGGTCTTTCGGTGTCTCGCGTGGGTTCCGCCGCGCAGACGAAGGCCATCAAGAAGGTCTCCGGCACCACGAAGCTCGACCTCGCCCAGTTCCGCGAACTCGCCGCCTTTGCGCAGTTCGGTTCCGACCTCGACGCCGGCACGAAGGCCAAGCTCGACCGCGGTGCCCGCATCGTGGAACTCTTCAAGCAGCAGCAGTATCAGCCAAAGAGCCTGCCGATCATGGTCAGCAGCCTCTATGCGATGCAGAAGGGCTATTTCGATTCCGTCTCCGTGGATCGCGTGAAGGAATTCCAGGCCAAGCTCGAAGATTACCTCTCCACCCGCAAGAGCGAACTCATGGACCAGCTCGCCAACGAGAAGACCCTCGACAACGTCGAAGCCGGCCTCAAAACCGCCCTCGACGACTTCAAGGCTTCTTGGAAGTAG
- the atpD gene encoding F0F1 ATP synthase subunit beta produces the protein MSNIGKIVQVIGPVVDVDFSATGNLPAIYNALEINFEQVGKPVRLICEVQSHLGDGWVRSISMISTDGLKRGMDVTDTGGPITVPVGEEVLGRIFNVTGDAVDDQPSPKTEKRYGIHRKAPALTDQNPSAQILETGIKVIDLICPFTKGGKVGAFGGAGVGKTVVIMELINNIAKGHGGFSVFAGVGERTREGNDLYWEMIESGVIATEKDDKGHPKKDDKGRPVLAPGSKVALVYGQMNEPPGARLRVALSALSMAEYFRDEKNQDVLFFVDNVFRFSQAGSEVSALLGRTPSAVGYQPTLAAEMGAMQERITSTKTGSITSFQAVYVPADDLTDPAPANTFAHLDSTVVLERSLAELGIYPAVDPLSSVSKALAPDIVGEEHYRVARGVQRVLQRYKDLQDIISILGMDELSDDDKLTVFRARKLQRFLSQPFTVAEIFTGTKGEYVSVKDTIKGFAEILDGKHDSVPEANFYMKGGIDSVKKD, from the coding sequence ATGAGCAACATCGGCAAAATCGTTCAAGTCATCGGTCCCGTGGTGGACGTGGATTTCTCCGCCACTGGCAATCTCCCGGCCATCTACAATGCGCTGGAGATCAACTTTGAGCAGGTCGGCAAACCCGTCCGCCTCATCTGCGAAGTGCAGAGCCACCTTGGCGACGGCTGGGTCCGCTCCATCTCCATGATCTCCACTGACGGCCTCAAGCGCGGCATGGACGTCACCGACACCGGCGGCCCGATCACCGTTCCCGTCGGCGAAGAAGTCCTCGGTCGTATCTTCAACGTCACCGGCGACGCCGTGGATGACCAGCCCTCCCCGAAGACCGAGAAGCGCTACGGCATTCATCGCAAGGCCCCTGCCCTCACCGACCAGAACCCTTCCGCTCAGATCCTCGAGACCGGTATCAAAGTGATCGACCTCATCTGCCCCTTCACCAAGGGTGGTAAAGTCGGTGCCTTCGGCGGTGCAGGCGTCGGCAAGACCGTCGTCATCATGGAACTCATCAACAACATCGCCAAAGGCCACGGTGGTTTCTCCGTGTTCGCCGGTGTGGGTGAGCGTACTCGTGAAGGCAATGACCTTTACTGGGAAATGATCGAGTCCGGCGTTATCGCCACCGAGAAGGATGACAAAGGTCATCCGAAGAAGGATGACAAAGGTCGCCCCGTCCTCGCCCCCGGCTCCAAAGTGGCCCTTGTTTATGGCCAAATGAACGAGCCTCCAGGTGCCCGTCTCCGTGTCGCCCTCTCCGCCCTCTCCATGGCCGAGTACTTCCGCGATGAGAAGAACCAGGACGTGCTCTTCTTCGTCGATAACGTCTTCCGTTTCTCCCAGGCCGGTTCCGAAGTGTCCGCTCTCCTCGGACGTACGCCGTCCGCCGTGGGTTACCAGCCAACGCTGGCTGCTGAAATGGGTGCCATGCAGGAGCGAATCACCTCCACCAAGACCGGTTCCATCACGTCCTTCCAGGCCGTTTACGTCCCTGCCGATGACTTGACCGACCCTGCCCCGGCCAACACCTTTGCCCACCTTGACTCCACCGTCGTGCTTGAGCGTTCCCTCGCCGAGCTGGGCATCTACCCTGCCGTGGATCCTCTTTCCTCCGTGTCGAAGGCCCTCGCCCCCGACATCGTCGGTGAAGAGCACTACCGCGTCGCCCGTGGCGTCCAGCGCGTCCTTCAGCGCTACAAAGACCTCCAGGACATCATCTCCATTCTCGGCATGGACGAACTGAGCGACGACGACAAACTCACCGTGTTCCGCGCCCGCAAGCTCCAGCGCTTCCTCTCCCAGCCCTTCACCGTCGCTGAAATTTTCACCGGCACCAAAGGCGAGTACGTCTCCGTCAAAGACACCATCAAAGGCTTCGCCGAAATCCTCGACGGCAAGCACGACAGTGTCCCCGAAGCCAACTTCTACATGAAGGGTGGCATCGACTCCGTGAAGAAGGACTAA
- a CDS encoding ATPase, protein MAQAAAAHAPAAVGISGSIATGLGAGGAALGVGLIGSKAVEAVGRNPGAFGNILTLGIIAMALAEGLGILSFILGK, encoded by the coding sequence ATGGCCCAGGCCGCCGCCGCTCATGCTCCTGCCGCCGTCGGCATCTCCGGCAGCATCGCAACCGGCCTTGGCGCTGGTGGTGCCGCTCTCGGCGTGGGCCTCATCGGCTCCAAGGCTGTGGAAGCCGTCGGTCGCAATCCCGGCGCTTTCGGCAACATCCTGACCCTCGGCATTATCGCCATGGCTCTTGCAGAAGGCCTCGGCATTCTGTCCTTCATTCTTGGCAAGTAA
- the atpH gene encoding ATP synthase F1 subunit delta: MKITKEARRTSRQLFRACIAGGKLDESRVRTVVNTVAKSKPRGYIGILDAFSRLVSNEVDRQRALVESATALTSATQSELQASLSKKYNRTLSLEFSVNPDLLGGIRVKVGSDVWDGSVKARLEALKASLS; this comes from the coding sequence ATGAAGATCACCAAGGAAGCCCGCCGCACCTCACGTCAGCTCTTCCGCGCCTGCATCGCTGGTGGGAAGCTCGACGAGTCCCGCGTGCGCACGGTGGTCAACACGGTCGCAAAAAGCAAGCCTCGCGGCTACATCGGCATCCTCGATGCCTTCTCGCGTCTCGTTTCGAACGAAGTGGACCGTCAGCGTGCCCTCGTCGAAAGCGCCACCGCTTTGACGTCTGCCACGCAGTCCGAACTGCAAGCCAGCCTCTCGAAGAAATACAACCGCACGCTCAGCCTTGAGTTCAGCGTCAATCCCGACCTCCTCGGCGGTATCCGCGTCAAAGTCGGCTCCGACGTGTGGGACGGCAGCGTCAAAGCCCGTCTCGAAGCCCTCAAAGCCTCCTTGTCCTGA
- a CDS encoding cyclic nucleotide-binding domain-containing protein, whose product MSDAVAEKLFAAGEVIYAQGEAGQGMLLVLSGTVEVSVATPEGPRVLARFGAGDFLGDMALITNQPRAATARALTAVTAEWIDDRSFEERLLEQPDRRASYLALLMQRIRITDSLLRLEWHKQEAAVQVTRAAYLEALPATASGRSDWLDLRLISAPGTPPPVIDVIIPQVPFSIGRLTFPLPVDALPTRRLSIPDKEPYQLCRDHCEIVRTAEGLVVRDVESRLGTNVNGVQVGRDFATTEAALKPGPNTLTLGGPESHYRFILELAEV is encoded by the coding sequence ATGAGTGACGCTGTTGCTGAAAAGCTGTTTGCCGCCGGAGAGGTGATCTATGCGCAGGGGGAGGCCGGGCAGGGGATGCTGCTGGTGCTGTCCGGCACGGTGGAGGTGAGCGTGGCCACGCCGGAGGGGCCGCGGGTGCTGGCGCGGTTCGGCGCGGGGGATTTTCTGGGAGACATGGCGCTGATCACCAACCAGCCGCGGGCGGCGACGGCGCGCGCGCTGACGGCGGTGACGGCGGAGTGGATCGATGACCGAAGTTTTGAGGAACGCCTGCTGGAGCAGCCGGACCGCCGCGCCAGCTATCTGGCGCTGCTGATGCAGCGCATCCGCATCACGGACTCGCTGCTGCGGCTGGAGTGGCACAAGCAGGAGGCGGCGGTGCAGGTGACGCGGGCGGCGTATCTGGAGGCGCTGCCGGCCACGGCGAGCGGACGGAGCGACTGGCTGGATCTGCGGCTGATTTCCGCACCGGGGACGCCGCCCCCGGTGATCGATGTGATCATCCCGCAGGTGCCCTTCAGCATCGGACGCCTGACCTTTCCGCTGCCGGTGGACGCGCTGCCGACGCGGCGGCTCTCGATCCCTGACAAGGAGCCGTACCAGCTCTGCCGCGATCACTGTGAGATCGTGCGCACAGCGGAGGGACTGGTGGTGCGCGATGTGGAATCGCGGCTGGGAACGAACGTGAACGGCGTGCAGGTCGGCCGTGATTTCGCCACCACGGAGGCAGCGCTGAAGCCAGGCCCGAACACGCTGACCCTCGGCGGGCCGGAGAGTCATTACCGGTTCATCCTGGAACTGGCGGAGGTGTAG
- a CDS encoding saccharopine dehydrogenase family protein, translated as MSHRVLIIGAGGVGRVVVHKCAQLPDVFGEIMLASRTKTKCDSIAAELKRPIKTAAVDADNVPELVKLLKSYKPEVVINVALPYQDLTIMDACLEAGVHYIDTANYEPRDVAKFEYHWQWAYQDKFKKAGLTALLGCGFDPGVTNVYTAYALKHHFSKIDTLDILDCNAGDHGKAFATNFNPEINLREVTANGRYWENGKWIETKPLEIKRSFPFPAGIGPKNIYCLYHEELESLTKHIPMRRARFWMTFGDAYIKHMEVLVNVGMTGIHPVKHKGVDIIPIEFLKTLLPEPGSLGPDTKGKTCIGNWIEGTGKDGQPKRYYVYNICDHQECYRETNSQGVSYTTGVPAMIAARQLLTNPAEYRQPGVWNVEQLNPDPFMADLNAYGLPWLETWPTEPLPGE; from the coding sequence ATGTCTCATCGTGTCCTCATCATCGGAGCCGGCGGCGTCGGCCGCGTCGTTGTTCATAAATGCGCCCAGCTTCCCGACGTCTTCGGCGAGATCATGCTGGCCTCCCGCACCAAGACGAAATGCGACAGCATCGCCGCTGAATTGAAGCGCCCCATCAAGACCGCCGCCGTCGATGCCGACAACGTGCCGGAACTCGTCAAGCTGCTCAAAAGCTACAAGCCCGAGGTCGTCATCAATGTGGCGCTGCCCTATCAGGATCTCACCATCATGGACGCCTGCCTCGAAGCCGGCGTGCATTACATCGACACCGCGAACTACGAGCCGCGCGATGTCGCCAAATTCGAGTACCACTGGCAGTGGGCCTACCAGGACAAGTTCAAGAAGGCCGGCCTCACCGCCTTGCTCGGCTGCGGCTTCGACCCCGGCGTCACGAACGTGTACACCGCCTACGCGTTGAAGCATCACTTCAGCAAGATCGACACCCTCGACATCCTCGACTGCAACGCCGGTGATCACGGCAAGGCCTTCGCCACCAACTTCAATCCTGAGATCAACCTTCGCGAAGTCACCGCCAACGGCCGCTACTGGGAAAACGGCAAGTGGATCGAAACCAAGCCGCTCGAAATCAAACGCAGCTTCCCCTTCCCCGCCGGCATCGGTCCGAAGAACATCTACTGCCTCTACCACGAGGAGCTGGAATCCTTGACGAAGCACATCCCCATGCGCCGCGCGCGTTTCTGGATGACCTTTGGCGACGCCTACATCAAGCACATGGAAGTCCTCGTGAATGTCGGCATGACCGGCATCCATCCCGTCAAACACAAAGGCGTGGACATCATCCCCATCGAATTCTTGAAGACCCTCCTGCCCGAACCCGGCAGCCTGGGCCCCGACACCAAAGGCAAGACCTGCATCGGCAACTGGATCGAAGGCACCGGCAAAGACGGCCAGCCGAAGCGCTACTACGTGTACAACATCTGCGACCACCAGGAGTGCTACCGCGAAACGAACAGCCAGGGCGTCAGCTACACCACCGGCGTCCCCGCCATGATCGCCGCACGCCAGCTCCTCACCAATCCCGCTGAGTATCGCCAGCCCGGTGTCTGGAACGTCGAGCAGCTCAATCCCGACCCCTTCATGGCCGATCTCAACGCCTACGGCCTGCCGTGGCTGGAAACGTGGCCCACGGAACCGCTTCCGGGCGAGTGA
- the atpC gene encoding ATP synthase F1 subunit epsilon: protein MPFKLEIVTPEARIYSDDVDTVVLPGYEGEMGVLPAHANLVTTLLPGELRITKNGKTIEMAVGEGLVEVTGTVTRILTDVAIDADKIDEKAAEEAIARAKKALEDLKPGEHQEEVAAAMAAIQRATAHLHIKRKRKTI, encoded by the coding sequence ATGCCCTTCAAACTCGAAATCGTCACTCCTGAAGCCCGCATCTACTCCGATGACGTGGATACCGTCGTGCTGCCGGGTTACGAAGGCGAAATGGGCGTCCTCCCGGCTCACGCCAACCTCGTGACCACGCTGCTCCCCGGTGAGCTGCGCATCACGAAGAACGGCAAGACCATCGAAATGGCCGTCGGCGAAGGTTTGGTCGAAGTCACCGGCACCGTCACGCGCATCCTCACCGATGTGGCCATCGACGCCGACAAGATCGACGAAAAAGCCGCCGAAGAAGCCATCGCGCGCGCCAAGAAAGCTCTCGAAGACCTCAAGCCCGGCGAGCATCAGGAAGAAGTTGCCGCCGCCATGGCCGCCATCCAGCGCGCCACCGCCCACTTGCATATCAAGCGCAAGCGCAAGACGATCTGA
- the atpG gene encoding ATP synthase F1 subunit gamma has protein sequence MPSTRDIRRRIKSVKNTAQITKAMQLVAAAKMKKAQDQASNGRAYAEMLNKVLVNLKEQAEEGVHPFFSEGKGDKTLVLLIASDKGLCGALNTNLFKKLLTTQIDGHVDYVTIGKKAVQAINRLRRNLLADFPIKDPAKFAEVRAVGRFVQDKFRTGEYKKVLVVFNNFINTVTIVPTVEQLLPVNPVTLGGKRDFGHLIETPAATASSEYTFEPSAAVVFETVLPQYVNDTVYQMVLESRASEHSSRMVAMKNATDNAKQMIKDLSLEYNKLRQAAITNELLEITTAKMALE, from the coding sequence ATGCCCTCCACCCGCGACATCAGACGCCGAATCAAATCGGTCAAAAACACGGCCCAGATCACCAAGGCCATGCAGCTCGTCGCGGCTGCGAAGATGAAAAAAGCGCAGGACCAGGCCAGCAACGGCCGCGCCTACGCCGAGATGCTCAACAAGGTGCTCGTGAACCTCAAGGAGCAGGCCGAAGAAGGCGTGCATCCCTTCTTCTCCGAAGGCAAAGGCGACAAGACGCTCGTCCTCCTCATCGCCAGCGACAAGGGTCTCTGCGGTGCTTTGAACACCAACTTGTTCAAGAAACTACTCACCACGCAGATTGACGGCCACGTCGATTACGTCACCATCGGCAAGAAAGCCGTCCAGGCCATCAACCGCCTGCGTCGCAACCTCCTCGCCGACTTCCCGATCAAAGATCCCGCCAAGTTCGCCGAAGTGCGCGCCGTGGGCCGTTTCGTGCAGGACAAGTTCCGCACGGGCGAATACAAGAAGGTGCTCGTCGTCTTCAACAACTTCATCAACACCGTCACCATCGTTCCGACCGTCGAGCAGCTCCTGCCCGTCAATCCGGTGACCCTCGGCGGCAAGCGTGACTTCGGTCATCTCATCGAAACGCCCGCCGCCACAGCCTCCAGCGAGTACACCTTTGAACCCAGCGCCGCCGTCGTCTTTGAAACCGTGCTGCCGCAGTATGTGAACGACACTGTGTATCAGATGGTGCTCGAATCCCGCGCCTCCGAGCACTCCAGCCGGATGGTCGCCATGAAGAACGCCACCGACAACGCCAAGCAGATGATCAAGGACCTCAGCCTTGAGTACAACAAGCTGCGCCAGGCCGCGATCACCAACGAACTCCTCGAAATCACCACCGCCAAGATGGCCCTCGAATAA